The Clostridium chauvoei genome has a window encoding:
- a CDS encoding clostri-philic family protein: MPKSNKTKEPQQKGERRQRLHGNQNNIGNDKNRAEYTDFNGNPIE; the protein is encoded by the coding sequence ATGCCAAAGAGCAATAAGACAAAGGAACCACAACAAAAAGGTGAAAGAAGACAAAGACTTCATGGAAACCAAAACAACATAGGAAATGATAAAAATAGAGCTGAATATACAGATTTTAATGGTAATCCAATTGAATAA